In a single window of the Callithrix jacchus isolate 240 chromosome 1, calJac240_pri, whole genome shotgun sequence genome:
- the PPP3R2 gene encoding calcineurin subunit B type 2: MSTMGNEASYPAEMCSHFDNDEIKRLGRSFKKLDLDKSGSLSVQEFMSLPELRHNPLVQRVIDVFDTNGNGEVDFKEFIRGISQFSVKSNEEQKLRFAFSIYDMDKDGYISNGELFQVLKMIVGDNLKDWQLQQLVDKTIIILDRDGDGKISFEEFSAVVRDLEIHKKLVLIM, translated from the coding sequence ATGTCCACGATGGGAAACGAGGCCAGTTACCCGGCTGAGATGTGCTCCCACTTTGACAATGATGAAATCAAAAGGCTGGGCAGGAGCTTTAAGAAGTTGGACTTGGACAAATCAGGCTCTCTGAGCGTGCAGGAGTTCATGTCCCTGCCGGAGCTGCGCCACAACCCGTTGGTGCAGCGAGTGATCGACGTCTTCGACACCAACGGCAATGGAGAGGTGGACTTCAAGGAATTCATCCGGGGGATCTCCCAGTTCAGCGTCAAGAGCAACGAGGAGCAGAAGCTGAGGTTTGCGTTCAGCATTTACGACATGGATAAAGATGGCTACATTTCCAACGGGGAGCTCTTCCAGGTGCTGAAGATGATAGTGGGTGACAACCTGAAGGACTGGCAGCTCCAGCAGCTGGTCGACAAAACCATCATCATCCTGGACAGGGATGGCGATGGGAAGATATCCTTTGAGGAATTCAGTGCTGTGGTCAGAGACCTCGAGATCCACAAGAAGCTGGTCCTCATCATGTGA